The Onthophagus taurus isolate NC chromosome 6, IU_Otau_3.0, whole genome shotgun sequence region ttgcgCGAATTGAACTGATAGCTGCAAGgtgaaatatataaatactttaaaagcAATAAACCACTGAACCATCGAAaccttttcaatttaatattaaaaaatgatgaaatacataaaacttacttatttaattgaatttatgcGGATTGAATTGAGGGTGAAATACAAACAACAGAATGATGtgtttaagaaatacatttattattatttaatttttaagtatacataacttttattatacaattacattttaaaaaatatatatccaTACATATGAACATCAGGGTCATCGGTCGGAAATTTTTTTACGTTTCATAAGTAAAacgtaaattttataaaactattAGTTAACATAAGTATGAACAATAGGGTATCAGATTACATATtagatttcttgaaaaacaaatttctagaaataacAGGTGTTATTGCTATATAAAATGCGAATTAAgcggtttttattattaaatcaccgAGGTTAAGTAAAGTTCATTGAACCTCACCAACACTTGTTTCAACTTGTTTAAACTTGTTTGAActtgtttaaattaacataaatataattttttaacgaataataaaactacaatcaatttttttaaattattatttatatttacaacttAAATACAAGTAACATTATTTTGATtacatacaaatttttttaaaattaatacattgttTTGTGAACATACTGCTGGAGAGCCGGTGTGGAACCAACATTGATTGGtggttgaatttaatttagtctTATCCTCTTCAGCAAATTCTAACACAATATCCGTTAGTATTGATTTGCTGTTACATGTTTCCAAAAACTGCTTCTTTTGATTTcccttaacaaatatttgatcGTAGGAGGAAATTAAGGTATCAATTACATTTAAACCTTCTAATTGATTTATCCACCCATCACTATATAACAACCTGTGATGGTTACGTTCCAAATATCTCACTGATCGTTGATCTCGAACGTTTAATTGTTGGAATGGTACACTAGCTTTCAAGTGTAAATGTATTATGCAGTCGGTGGTGATATCCAGAAGAGTAAATTCTTTAACTTCGAATTTAGAATTGATGTAAAACCCCTGAACGTCTACAACCGCGATTTTGAACTTCATATTGTAAACTAACATATGACCTCatgtgtaatttaatttataattacagATACCTCCCCACTCAAAGGCTTGTACGTATACATGGATTCTTGAAGTAGTATACAGTATGCTTTTGTATCAGGCGGAAAATCTTTACCGCTTTGAATTTCGATGCGCACCTCACATGATGCGGATGGAGCGGCTTCTTCATCGTTATTCTTAGTGGTATCCACCACGAATAAAGGTCTCTTTTTAAAGCTTGCGAAATCCATAATCGGTTGTTTTCGAGATGTTTCCCAAATATACGGTTGAAATTCGgtatacattttatatagTTCAACATAATTTTCTTTCGCAAACTCCAAATTCATCGACTCGAATGGATAGCAGTATGAGTTTAGATATACTTTAAGATCTATAATGTTCAAGTGATCGAAAAGTGTACAATCTGAATTCGGCTGATCCTTTCGATTGGTTTGGAATGCAACTATAACGTATTGAGGTCTACCTCTGTTAGTTGTTGACGTGACCGACCAAATCTCTTTATTTCCCTTTCTCATTGAAGGCAGCTCATAAAAAGACCACTTCCGAAACGGTACGGGAATGTTtgcgtttttatttaaaccatcTAACAGCTTCATCTTTATAGATGGGCTTGGGTACACATGTTTCGCCAACAATGTAACCGTTTTTACAGTAAACTCTGCGGTGCTAGAATCGGCTTTTGATGTAGATTTATAACAATTGGAGTCTGTACGACTTCTaacaaatctaaatttaaagcGACCTCTCATAACGTGATTATAGTCTCTAAATAATCCGAAAATATGACTTAATGGGATTTGAAACGTGAAATCCTTGTTCACACTAACTGTAGGCAAATTTCCTTCGGGTGGCCATTTTAAACCAGCTATTTCTAAAGATTTGCATTCCACTTCGTTTTGCTGAAGTAGAGTTCGAATCAATGATGTTAAACCAGGTTCACGTACCCGTTCGATTTCAGTACCGTTATGCTCAAATGCGATATACTCAAATAgatatgttggtaagttgTGCGTTAGTTGGATGGTATCAGTTGgatcgtttaatttttctttgtaatccCCCTCAATACGTATATAACTTTCGAAgaacgaaaataaaacatcttcTTGGTTCAGTTCAATGGTGAATATATCATtgttttgaaaagaatttgtgGATGGATGATAACTATGCACTTCTTCTCTAGCGATCGAATTATCCACGGGTTCGCGgtatatatttaacttttgtgtGGACATGATAACCCAACTGCTCGAGAAAACGTCTGTTGTCCGCTCGCAATGAAGTCTCTCTTTTAACTGATCTAGATGTTCTCTTTCCACCTGAGTtataatgttttcttttgataGATGATCGCTGTTGAGGTTCGGTGGCTTTTAATTGGAACAACAGCCCCATTATGAAGTTCGTTTTAATTCCAAtctaataacaatttcttctccACGAAAGTTTACCAATTTACCACGCTGATCAAGTAATCTTAGTGTAATGTTCGATATCGGACGATCGGTGTCCACTGGCAAATAAATGGGGTTCCTTGGCTCTATATTTATACTGAAACCAGGATCCACAGTTGGAGCGAATTCATATAGCGTGTGAgataatttgttattgtaaTACGAGCCGGAAATTATATTACATTCCACTCGAACGGATGTCACACGTATTATATTTACCGGAAGATCTGATTTATGCTTTATCGATACATCTAGTTTACGATTGGAAAACCCCAATATAGAAGCTATCGTATTTGGTTGAGAGAAATCTATCTCAAAATaatcactttttatttcacACTGTAAGGTGTTATTGTTAGccttaagtgaaaaaaaattttcaggaTCATCAACCGTATTCAATCCGATACGACGTAAAatctgtttttgtaaaaatttctcaATGTCCGTTATTTCATATGCACCAGTAGGAATTTTGATTTCCTGTGGTAATGCCCCCTCGTCTATAGTCGATTGTCGGCTTTTATTAATGGGGAATTTTTCggtaaagtaaaatttatcGTTTACTCCTTGTTCAATGTTTGGTATACTGTTATACGTATAGAATCCAATAAGACCAAGCGAGTAACTCGAGTTATGGTCTAATTCTATAGGCGGATAATAGTCTTCGGAGATTTCGCTTTTTGTACTGACCAGTGTGAACGTCTGTGACATTTTCACTCAAATGAGTTATTTCTTATGTTAAGTAGgaaatttatacataattgaCCGCAGTTATACGGGTTAtccttttgaaaattatcgtgGTTATACtcaatttgatattttttaaagtattttaaaagttctttAGGTGGTTTTAGATCTCCATAACTGTCGAAATATAACACCCTATtgccaatttttttataggcTACCCAATGGGTTCCGCTACCTCGGTGATCATCTAAATTTACAACAGCTGACTCATAATATTTAGGACCTTCTTTAGGCAATCCATTTCGCATATACACTCCGcgaaaatttggaattttaagtgttttagcgtattttattatatcgaGATTTGTTAGAGGTCTATTAGGTAGCCTAGttacaagtttttttgttgctttttacttaaatataaacccaatccttttttatactttttaatataaagcCCACTTCCGGTTTCGCCAATCGCGATAGCTTCCATCGCCTTATTGTGTCGTTCAGCTTCTTTTAACTTCTCGTTAGCCTCTTGACCACTCTTCACCGCACGATACACACCAGCCGCGCTGCCTGATAACGCTCCGAGAGCTGATAGTCCGGCAAATATGGCTGGTAATATCGGTAGTATACCACCACTTGTAATAGGTAACGGGATTGTACGcggaattttaacttttttctttccacCCGCGGATTTAACAGCTATACGAGCACTTTTCAAAGCTAATCTAGCCGCTTCCCGTAAATTATCTGTTGTTTTGGGTAAATCTTTAGCGATTTGCTTTACCAACACGCTTTTAAATGCTatcggtttattttttttatcttttaatcttttaattattttttgtcccTTATGACCCATTCCCAATTTTCGTTTCACTTTCATAGCGTTTGTAACTAACCAAGCTGATGCTTTTTCCCCCAATGTCGAATCTTTCGCTTTCACTCTCTCCCAAGCGTTTTCCTCCAAACGTCTATCGGCCATGTGACGTTGTtctaaagaattattttccgAGTACGCTATATCGTGTTCTCTACAAGCCCGATCTAATGGATTTATTCCTTTATCACCTCTCGCCAAACGTTTCTTCAATTTTGTTCCTGGTCCACAAAATTGATAGCCTGGAACGTGTAACTCAACGGGTAGTTTATTGATAAGTGTATTAAGTATTCCGCTTCCCCCCGCCGTCGCAGATGTACTATCTCGAGTAAACAGCATACTCAACTGATGCGGTTTACGTTTTCACATCCCTTATATACCCGCACATGAAGATTAAAACTCattttagtttcataatgCGTGTAGTGCAACACCCATCTCTCACAATGTCATTAACCGATCTCGATCGGTTAACGATGATGAAACCGATAACCAGTCGTAGGCATGGCGATCTCATACCGAACAGTATACGAGCAATAGTATGCGGTCCGAGCGGATGTGGGAAAACCAACTTGATGTTAAATCtcattttcgataaaaatggtttaaattttgaaaatatttatatatactcAAAATCCTTACATCAAccgaaatatgaatttttagaaatgattATGAAACAGTTACCCGAAATAGGACTTTATAGATTCATCGATAATGATGCCGTTATAGATCCGTCTGAAGCTAAACAAAactcaattttcatatttgacGATGTAGCATGTGATAAACAGGATAAGATTCGATCATTTTTCTGTATGGGACGacataataatattgattcgTTCTACCTTACGCAAACCTATACGCGGATACCTAAACACCTAATACGAGACAATGCAAACGTCTTAATTCTATTCAAACAAGatgaggttaatttaaaatatgtgtATGATGAACACGTTAACACCGACATGAAGTTTGATGTTTTCAAGGACGCTTGTAAACGGTGTTGGAATGATGATAAATATAACCCTatgattattatgaaagattttGAAGTAAAGGATGGAAGGTATCGTATAGGAatggataaatttatttacccgGACTAAATTATTGCATTGTTATCTGGTATTTGTGAGAGTAAGCATGTCACATAACGATGAAATGACTAAGCGTTCCATACGTGAGAGGGATAAAGctataattaacataacaaatactattaagaaaaaatatttagcgCTTAAACTCGGTCGAGAAAACGATGACCGTCTTATCGCTAAACTACATCAGCCTTTAAGCGATTCATTAAAAGATATGactaataaattaagtgaaGTGAAACCTTCTTCTTCTGTACATTACCATCACCACTATCAACCTACTGATGATGTCGGTGTTGAcgttaaaacgaaatttgatgaaaccGATTTTAAAACTCCGGCatttaggaaaaaattaacttttcctgaaagtgatgatgaatttaaaACGCCGCCGGatgcaaaacaaaaattgaaggcGGAGGATTTACCTATAGAAAATCTACCGAATCAAATTCGGGATTTATATTATACGTTTGGTAAAAGAGGAGAAATTGATGAGAGAATGGGTATACGTTATGATCCTGATGAAAACGATTGGATGATTGGATCGAAGACTGTCCAGTTTAAACCTTCTCATATTGTTCTCGGAGGCGAAAAACGCATACAATCCTCTACGGGGTTATATGAACTTATACAGTTAAAACGACCTACGAACTATACCGAAGAGGATCTACAACGTTACAAATCTGTTCTAGCGTATACGGGTGCGCATAAGCGAAATTTTACGGGTCCTATAGTTGGAAATAAATCGTACAAGtatactaaaattattaaacctttatttacatttaataagtCGGGGGATGGATTAATACCCGGACGACATCTTGAAGTGAACTCGAAAATCGTTGAGTATAAATATTGGGATGATGTTAACGAATTGGTAGATCGATTGAAATTGTTGTACGCTTCACATGCGGCAGGAAACAATTCCCATATTAATGAAATCACATCCATTATAGAAGAACTGAAGGAGAGCGGTGttatatcataataataataatttatgcgTACCAATGAACGGTGGATCAAGCGTGAGTGGTGTGAGCATTGATAAGTTTGGTCGTACATTACGTTCTGCGCGGAATAAAGTATTGAATGATGAGAATTTAACTACATCTCAACGCCATATTGGATTCCCTTTAACCGTAGATGGAGATTATGATATCCAGGGGCGTAAACTATCTAACGTTCAACAACCGACGGATGAAAATGATTGTgcgataaaaatttatgtagaCGAAATATGTGAAACATTGAAAGCTACAATCTTAAACGAAATTAAGGTCATAATAGCGGACGTTCAAAGAATTATTGGCGATCATAGTAAACGTATACATCAGGTgtcaacaaaaattgatattaaaaactcTACACTCTTACgcgacattaaaaaaattaacgcgGAAATCCTATTAAATGGTCAGCAAATTACAACTCTAACAAAATCATTCAACACTAATTTAAATGCATTTGATATACTCACAACAAATCTACGAAATGggatacagggtgttgcagATCGTCTACTTGATATGGAAAGCACTATAAATTCACGACTAGATATATTGGAGAAAAAAAGTTAGACCTAATCCATGAACGTAAGAATGCTGGTATCGAAAGCGAAACAAACTATAGTTGAAGAACTTCATCGTCCCGCTAGACGTTTATTTCCTAGACGAAGAACTATACTGAAGGGGATCGATGATTTATGGCAAGCTGATcttattgaaatgattgaatTTGGTAAAATCAATGTTGGACATAAATACATCTTAGTGGTTATCGATTGTTTTTCAAAGTATCTCTGGATGCGtccgttaaaaaataaatcttcaacGGATGTAATATACGCGTTACGTTCAATTCTCTCTGAAGGTCGTGTACCTAAAAATCTACAAACTGATCAGGGAAAGGAATTTTACAATACACACTTCAAAAAGTTGATgatggaatttaaaattaatcattattcaaCGTATAGCGTAATGAAGGCTGCAATAGCTGAACGCGTAATTAGAAccataaaacaaaagttgtataaaatgtttagtctTTACGGAAATCATAAATGGTTACACTTATTGGATGCTATTACAACTCAATATAACAATTCAAAGCATTCAACCACGAAAATGAAACCATctcaaataaattcgaaatctgtagaaaataaacttctcAATACTGTGtacaatcatattaaaattgccggTAAGGGAAACTTTAATGTTGGAGATGTAGTTCGTATTAGCAAGCATAAACATGTCTTCGATAAGGGATATTTACCCAACTGGACCACtgagttatttaaaatagttaaaacacaaattacgaatccaatttcttatttattagaagataTGAATGGACAACCTATTAAAGGAGCTTTTTATGAATTCGAACTTCAAAGATCCAAACAACCTGATGTGtatcttgttgaaaaagtgttaaagagAAGAAAGAATCAAGTGCTCGTTAAGTGGTTAGGATTCGATTCATCCAATAACAGTTGGATACCTAAAGACAACATCGTTTAGatttaagtgttttttaaatatatgtatttagttttatcgatgaatgtaaataaatactattatttttttaatctaaacttttaatttatcatctccgtaatattaattaacctattaaatatctattttttgtatacatttcatttgtattaattaattataatttattaattgattaaagagGATTGGTTATTCTTTGATGATTATAAAATCCAAATACATGAAATTCCTcttgattttgtatttatttattgttaagtcATTTAACGTTTCGAACTATTTACATAGTTCATCATCAGAAATcactataaaaaagaaatttaaaaagcaaCGTCAACGAAATTATCTCCTTTACGGAAATCGTTAAAACAAATCGAACGTACAACGTAtagattattacaaaaacagaaacaaaaagaaaaacaaaaaggaaaacaaaaaagtacctTTGTCGAGTATCCTTATTGATTTATATGGAGAGTTTATCGAAAGGATGAAATTCTGTATGTTGGTAGTGATGAAGACTTTGAAgatcatcgaaaatttaaagatttcctAAAAGATAATGGATACTTTCCCGATAAAGAATCcgctaaattaattattgatgaccgtattaattttaatgagtTTGAATACATTAACGattgttattacaattatCACTACTGGCAGGTTTTTCGTAATGCAAATACTATATTTGCTACTTTTAccgattattaaattttatatttgtttaattgtgATAAACTGCTAAAATGTTGtccgaaaataattattaagttaataaaacctattattttaaatttaaacttttcatttatttcatccttaatattaattaacgtttcaaatttctattcaTCTATATGTTTTTCCTTTGCACCAATAATTTGATTACTCAGCGTTATTGCAGCTGCACACCTTTTGACTTTACTTGACCTAGATAGAGCAAATctaatttatgtaatttgaGTATTAGAGTATGCCCATCGCGTACTGGAACGCAAATAGCATTCGTCCGCGGTTGCGATAACATCGTAGTAGTTTCACctattttatcttaaattactATACCAAGTGTTTTGATATTTccgaaatttaaaaactctaaaatgtttatttgcGAGCGTTGTCAAGCATCTTTTACGTTAAAACGTAGTCTTGACAGACATGTACAAAGTAAACATGGTCAAACCAAATTTGATTGTTCGGTGTGTGGAAAATGTTTATCGAGGCGAGATAAATTGGTTAAACATCAAAGATTATTTCATGGATTACCAATTATATCCAAACGTCAAGCACCGCAACCACCATCAACTCAAGCACCACCGCCACCATCAACTATTGAAAATCAATCGAGTTTAGAGATGGAAGGTCCTTcattatcatcatcatcatcatcaacacCATCCACTAAACGCCGTCGAGGATCAACACTACCACCACATTCAATTACCAAGAACAAAGGTAAGGCATGCGAGGTTTGCGGTGAGTTTTTACCGTCACTTACGTCACTTGAAACTCACCTTCAAACACAGCATGCTGAATTAATCGATAGGAATGTCACAAAAATGATGTCATGCTATAAAAATAGGGTagtttgctataaaattagtgGAGCTCAATCTGACGATGATATACCATCATA contains the following coding sequences:
- the LOC139430157 gene encoding uncharacterized protein translates to MSTQKLNIYREPVDNSIAREEVHSYHPSTNSFQNNDIFTIELNQEDVLFSFFESYIRIEGDYKEKLNDPTDTIQLTHNLPTYLFEYIAFEHNGTEIERVREPGLTSLIRTLLQQNEVECKSLEIAGLKWPPEGNLPTVSVNKDFTFQIPLSHIFGLFRDYNHVMRGRFKFRFVRSRTDSNCYKSTSKADSSTAEFTVKTVTLLAKHVYPSPSIKMKLLDGLNKNANIPVPFRKWSFYELPSMRKGNKEIWSVTSTTNRGRPQYVIVAFQTNRKDQPNSDCTLFDHLNIIDLKVYLNSYCYPFESMNLEFAKENYVELYKMYTEFQPYIWETSRKQPIMDFASFKKRPLFVVDTTKNNDEEAAPSASCEVRIEIQSGKDFPPDTKAYCILLQESMYTYKPLSGEVSVIIN